One genomic segment of Mycolicibacterium gilvum includes these proteins:
- a CDS encoding universal stress protein: protein MLDATSTPCIVVGIDGSPAAIDAALWAVDQAVDRDIPLRLVYVIDADEEGAVDPHDQARQLATAEMAVRYALTALESTEQPVKIEVEILRGRPVQTLLEAARSAVLICLGARGLKHSTQGRIGSTAAAVSATAHCPVAVVRAHRPHRRPDRAVVIEITDNVDGGAVLERGLDEARRRGAPVRVLTSARPQLDVTARWERRLAEWRHRYPDLDISAVRARDGLFDYLAAHGDGLQLLVTGRNRPGGVAPLVGTPGNAALRDTDCSILVCEPPNAL from the coding sequence ATGTTAGACGCCACATCCACACCGTGCATCGTCGTCGGGATCGACGGTTCGCCCGCCGCGATCGACGCGGCGCTGTGGGCGGTCGATCAGGCGGTGGACCGCGACATCCCGCTGCGTCTGGTGTACGTGATCGACGCCGACGAGGAGGGCGCCGTGGATCCCCACGACCAGGCGCGACAACTGGCCACCGCGGAGATGGCGGTGCGCTATGCCCTGACGGCGCTGGAGTCGACGGAACAACCGGTCAAGATCGAAGTGGAGATTCTGCGGGGCAGGCCGGTGCAGACCCTGCTGGAGGCGGCGCGCTCGGCGGTGCTGATCTGCCTCGGCGCCCGCGGGCTCAAGCACTCGACCCAGGGCAGGATCGGCTCGACGGCCGCCGCGGTCTCGGCGACCGCCCACTGTCCTGTCGCGGTGGTACGGGCGCACCGTCCGCACCGGCGCCCCGACCGCGCCGTCGTCATCGAGATCACCGACAACGTCGACGGGGGCGCAGTGCTGGAACGGGGGCTCGACGAGGCACGCCGCCGCGGCGCACCGGTCCGCGTGCTGACCTCGGCGCGGCCGCAACTCGACGTCACCGCCCGCTGGGAACGCCGGCTCGCCGAATGGCGCCACCGCTATCCGGACCTCGACATCTCCGCGGTCCGCGCCCGCGACGGACTCTTCGACTACCTGGCGGCCCACGGGGACGGACTACAGCTGCTGGTCACCGGCCGAAACCGGCCCGGTGGAGTCGCCCCTCTGGTCGGAACACCCGGTAACGCCGCCCTGCGCGACACCGACTGTTCGATACTGGTGTGCGAACCGCCCAACGCACTGTGA
- a CDS encoding Acg family FMN-binding oxidoreductase, with amino-acid sequence MSATQVRIETIIDAVDVACRAPSLHNSQPWRWVATDHGVDLYADPDRMIRAADSTGREALISCGAVLDHFRVAMAAAGWSITVERLPEPSDPRHIARIRFATATEVTAEQKRRADAILVRRTDRLPLSAPRDWDVPGETGAAGAEPDNPVRVHTVPGDKRDMLVEASQLAEVLRLYDSDYHSELFWWTADFVATEGIPRSALVSAAEGDRVGIGRTFPVTTQPERRGELESDDAAIVVLSTEDDSRESVLRCGEALSAFLLDATMTGLATCTVTHITEVPAGREVVATVLGTTAIPQVLVRVGAAPALDATPAPTPRRPVRDVLEIHRGAAC; translated from the coding sequence ATGTCAGCGACACAGGTTCGCATCGAAACCATCATCGACGCGGTGGACGTGGCGTGCCGGGCACCGTCGCTGCACAACAGCCAGCCGTGGCGCTGGGTGGCCACCGATCACGGCGTCGACCTCTACGCCGACCCCGACCGGATGATCCGGGCCGCCGACTCCACCGGCCGCGAGGCTCTGATCAGCTGCGGCGCCGTTCTCGACCATTTCCGGGTCGCGATGGCCGCCGCGGGCTGGAGCATCACCGTCGAGCGGCTGCCCGAACCGTCCGACCCCCGTCACATCGCCAGAATCAGATTCGCCACCGCCACCGAGGTCACCGCCGAGCAGAAGCGCCGGGCCGATGCGATCCTGGTGCGCCGCACAGACCGTCTGCCGCTCAGCGCGCCGCGGGACTGGGACGTACCCGGCGAAACCGGAGCGGCCGGTGCGGAGCCGGACAATCCGGTGAGAGTGCACACGGTACCGGGCGACAAGCGCGACATGCTGGTCGAGGCCTCCCAGCTGGCGGAGGTGCTGCGGCTCTACGACTCCGACTACCACTCCGAATTGTTCTGGTGGACAGCTGATTTCGTCGCCACCGAGGGAATCCCGCGCAGTGCACTGGTTTCGGCCGCCGAAGGGGACCGTGTCGGTATCGGACGCACGTTTCCGGTCACCACGCAGCCCGAGCGCCGCGGTGAACTGGAGTCCGACGATGCCGCCATCGTGGTGCTCTCCACCGAGGACGATTCGCGCGAGAGCGTGCTGCGCTGCGGCGAGGCACTGTCGGCATTTCTGTTGGACGCCACCATGACAGGACTGGCGACCTGCACGGTCACCCACATCACCGAGGTGCCTGCGGGTCGCGAGGTGGTCGCAACGGTGCTCGGCACCACGGCGATCCCCCAGGTCCTGGTGCGGGTCGGAGCGGCCCCGGCCCTGGACGCCACCCCCGCGCCCACACCGCGCCGGCCGGTCCGCGACGTACTCGAAATACACAGAGGTGCAGCATGTTAG
- a CDS encoding DUF1990 domain-containing protein → MKLTDLAGKSLTYTEVGATAGALPAGYHHVSKSAVIGRGRERFERAGNDGMRWGMLRGAGLRVETTTAVAEVGAEVLVHLGPVVAPCRVVYVVDEQDRRGFAYGTLPGHAEAGEELFLVRYDPSTDLVHAEVRAFSRHATWWSRLGAPLTSAIQRAVTDRYLRAL, encoded by the coding sequence GTGAAACTGACCGACCTGGCCGGCAAATCGCTGACGTACACCGAGGTCGGCGCCACCGCGGGGGCGCTGCCCGCGGGGTATCACCACGTGAGCAAGTCGGCGGTGATCGGGCGCGGCCGCGAGCGGTTCGAGCGGGCCGGCAACGACGGCATGCGGTGGGGAATGCTGCGCGGCGCGGGCCTGCGCGTGGAGACGACGACGGCGGTCGCCGAGGTCGGCGCCGAGGTGCTGGTTCATCTCGGGCCTGTCGTCGCTCCGTGCCGGGTCGTCTATGTCGTCGACGAGCAGGACCGACGCGGTTTCGCCTACGGCACGCTGCCGGGGCACGCGGAGGCGGGTGAGGAACTGTTCCTGGTGCGCTACGACCCCTCCACCGACCTCGTCCACGCCGAGGTGAGGGCGTTCTCCCGGCACGCGACGTGGTGGAGCCGGCTGGGCGCTCCGCTGACGTCGGCCATTCAGCGCGCGGTCACCGACCGCTACCTGCGAGCCCTCTGA
- the dosR gene encoding hypoxia response regulator transcription factor DosR/DevR, whose amino-acid sequence MVKVFLVDDHEVVRRGLIDLLGSDPELDVVGEAGSVSEALTRVPTAQPDVAVLDVRLPDGNGIELCRELLSLMPDLRCLMLTSFTSDEAMLDAILAGASGYVVKDIKGMELARAIKEVGSGRSLLDNRAAAALMAKLRGEGERTDPLSGLTDQERVLLDLLGEGLTNKQIAARMFLAEKTVKNYVSRLLAKLGMERRTQAAVFISKLDRGHGAGGA is encoded by the coding sequence ATGGTGAAGGTCTTTCTGGTAGATGACCACGAAGTCGTCCGGCGTGGTCTGATCGACCTGCTCGGAAGCGATCCCGAGCTCGACGTCGTCGGCGAGGCGGGTTCGGTGTCCGAGGCGCTGACCCGTGTCCCGACCGCACAGCCCGATGTGGCCGTACTCGACGTGCGTCTGCCCGACGGCAACGGCATCGAGTTGTGCCGTGAGTTGCTGTCACTGATGCCCGACCTCCGGTGCCTGATGCTGACGTCGTTCACCTCCGACGAGGCGATGCTCGACGCGATCCTGGCCGGCGCCAGCGGCTACGTGGTCAAGGACATCAAGGGCATGGAGCTCGCACGGGCCATCAAGGAGGTCGGCTCGGGCCGGTCGCTGCTCGACAACCGCGCCGCGGCCGCGCTGATGGCGAAGCTGCGGGGCGAGGGCGAGAGGACCGATCCGCTGTCCGGTCTGACCGACCAGGAGCGGGTGCTGCTCGACCTTCTCGGTGAGGGCCTGACGAACAAACAGATCGCCGCGCGGATGTTCCTCGCCGAGAAGACCGTCAAGAACTACGTCTCGCGACTGCTCGCCAAGCTCGGCATGGAGCGGCGAACCCAGGCCGCGGTGTTCATCTCCAAACTCGACCGCGGACACGGCGCGGGCGGCGCCTGA
- the thrS gene encoding threonine--tRNA ligase produces the protein MSAPARPAPAAPIRVTAGTTAGQAVRDAGLPSRGAPDAVVVVRDADGRLRDLSWVPDTDVEVTPVAADTEDGRSVIRHSAAHVLAQAVQEMFPDAKLGIGPPITDGFYYDFDVAEPFTPEHLQALEKKMRKIVKDGQIFERRVFGSKDEARAELASEPYKLELIDDKSGADDPEVMEVGGDELTAYDNLNPRTRERVWGDLCRGPHIPTTRYIPAFTLTRSSAAYWRGDQNNASLQRIYGTAWESQEALDRHLELIEEAQRRDHRKLGVELDLFSFPDELGSGLPVFHPKGGVVRRELEEYSRRKHIEAGYEFVNTPHITKEQLYITSGHLEWYADGMFPPMQIDAEYNEDGTVRKPGQDYYLKPMNCPMHHLIYRSRGRSYRELPLRLFEFGSVYRYEKSGVIHGLTRVRGMTQDDAHIYCTREEMRDELARLLQFVLDLLADYGLDDFYLELSTKDPDKFVGSDDLWEEATETLREVAESSGLALVPDPGGAAFYGPKISVQVRDALGRNWQMSTIQLDFNMPDRFELEYTSSDGTRRRPVLIHRALFGSIERFFGVLTEHYAGAFPVWLAPVQVVGIPVADAHAGYLDGVAAELRRRGIRVEVDASDDRMAKKIVNHTNQKVPFMLLAGDKDVEAGAVSFRFGDRTQINGVPRDQAVEAIVDWVRRRENATPTAELVVLPSGDAQSPVAGEG, from the coding sequence ATGAGCGCCCCCGCCCGCCCCGCCCCGGCAGCCCCGATCCGGGTCACTGCCGGGACGACCGCAGGGCAGGCGGTTCGCGACGCCGGCTTGCCGTCCCGCGGAGCACCCGACGCCGTCGTCGTGGTCCGAGACGCCGACGGGCGCCTGCGCGATCTGTCCTGGGTGCCCGACACCGACGTCGAGGTGACGCCGGTGGCCGCCGACACCGAGGACGGACGCAGCGTGATCCGGCATTCGGCCGCCCACGTGCTCGCCCAGGCGGTGCAGGAGATGTTCCCCGACGCCAAGCTCGGCATCGGGCCGCCCATCACCGACGGGTTCTACTACGACTTCGACGTCGCCGAGCCGTTCACCCCGGAGCACCTTCAGGCTCTCGAGAAGAAGATGCGCAAGATCGTCAAGGACGGTCAGATCTTCGAGCGGCGGGTGTTCGGATCCAAGGACGAAGCCCGCGCCGAGCTGGCCTCCGAGCCGTACAAGCTCGAGCTCATCGACGACAAATCCGGAGCCGACGATCCGGAGGTCATGGAAGTGGGTGGGGATGAGCTCACCGCCTACGACAACCTCAATCCCCGGACCCGCGAACGGGTTTGGGGTGACCTGTGTCGTGGTCCGCACATCCCGACCACCCGCTACATCCCGGCGTTCACGCTGACCCGCAGCTCGGCGGCGTACTGGCGGGGCGATCAGAACAACGCGAGCCTGCAGCGCATCTACGGCACGGCGTGGGAGTCCCAGGAAGCGCTCGACCGTCACCTGGAGCTGATCGAGGAAGCGCAGCGCCGCGACCACCGCAAGCTCGGCGTCGAGCTGGACCTGTTCAGCTTCCCCGACGAATTGGGTTCGGGCCTACCGGTTTTCCATCCCAAGGGCGGCGTGGTGCGCCGCGAGCTCGAAGAGTACTCGCGTCGCAAGCACATCGAGGCCGGCTACGAGTTCGTCAACACCCCGCACATCACCAAGGAACAGCTCTACATCACTTCCGGGCACCTGGAGTGGTACGCCGACGGCATGTTCCCGCCGATGCAGATCGACGCCGAGTACAACGAGGACGGCACGGTCCGCAAACCCGGCCAGGACTATTACCTGAAGCCGATGAACTGCCCGATGCACCATCTGATCTACCGGTCCCGGGGTCGCTCCTACCGCGAACTCCCGTTGCGGCTCTTCGAGTTCGGCAGTGTGTATCGCTACGAGAAGTCCGGTGTCATCCACGGGCTGACCCGGGTGCGGGGCATGACGCAGGACGACGCGCACATCTACTGCACCCGTGAGGAGATGCGCGACGAGCTGGCGCGGCTGCTGCAGTTCGTGCTCGACCTGCTGGCCGATTACGGCCTGGACGACTTCTATCTGGAGCTGTCGACGAAGGATCCCGACAAGTTCGTCGGCTCCGACGATCTGTGGGAGGAAGCCACCGAGACGCTGCGCGAAGTCGCCGAATCGTCCGGCCTGGCGCTGGTGCCCGACCCGGGCGGCGCGGCGTTCTACGGGCCGAAGATCTCGGTGCAGGTGCGTGACGCGCTGGGGCGCAACTGGCAGATGTCGACCATCCAGCTCGACTTCAACATGCCCGACCGCTTCGAGCTCGAGTACACCAGCTCCGACGGCACACGCCGGCGGCCGGTGCTGATCCACCGCGCCCTGTTCGGCTCGATCGAACGGTTCTTCGGGGTGCTCACCGAGCACTACGCCGGTGCGTTCCCGGTCTGGCTGGCGCCCGTGCAGGTCGTCGGCATCCCCGTCGCCGACGCGCACGCGGGCTACCTCGACGGCGTCGCGGCGGAGCTGCGCCGGCGCGGTATCCGCGTGGAGGTGGACGCCAGCGACGACAGGATGGCCAAGAAGATCGTCAACCACACCAACCAGAAGGTGCCGTTCATGCTCCTGGCGGGCGACAAGGACGTGGAGGCGGGCGCCGTCTCGTTCCGTTTCGGCGACCGCACCCAGATCAACGGGGTGCCCCGCGACCAGGCGGTGGAGGCGATCGTGGACTGGGTCCGCCGCCGCGAGAACGCCACTCCCACAGCCGAACTGGTCGTCCTGCCCTCGGGCGACGCGCAGAGTCCGGTAGCAGGCGAGGGGTGA
- a CDS encoding Acg family FMN-binding oxidoreductase, protein MNAHFPDAETLRSALSLANRAPSVHNSQPWQWRVGHESVHLYANPDLLLPHTDPDARDLMLSCGAALHHCVVALAALGWQAKIHRFPNPAEPDHLAALELRRYPAADLDVTLAAAIPRRRTDRRYYSSWPVPQGDVALMGARAARAGVALRRVDDLAGLKRLVSAAAFQHRTDAGYLTELAAWSGRYAATAGVPARSVPAETAGAVSARAFAGGVLPQTPDTAADQDNAVVLALGTAGDDRLSWLRAGEATSVVLLTATALGLASCPITEPLEIAETREAVRRDVFGTDGYPQMLLRVGWAPVNADPLPSTPRRDLSEVVVKLDDSPVE, encoded by the coding sequence ATGAATGCGCACTTTCCAGACGCCGAGACGCTGCGCTCAGCGCTGTCCCTGGCCAATCGTGCACCGTCGGTGCACAACTCGCAACCATGGCAGTGGCGGGTCGGGCACGAGAGTGTGCATCTGTACGCCAACCCCGATCTGCTGCTGCCGCACACCGATCCCGATGCCCGGGACCTGATGCTCAGCTGCGGTGCGGCGCTGCATCACTGTGTGGTGGCCTTGGCTGCGCTGGGTTGGCAGGCCAAGATCCACCGGTTCCCCAATCCGGCGGAACCGGACCACCTCGCCGCGCTGGAACTCCGCAGATATCCGGCGGCCGATCTGGACGTGACGCTGGCCGCTGCGATCCCGCGGCGCCGCACGGATCGTCGGTACTACAGCTCCTGGCCGGTGCCCCAGGGTGACGTCGCGCTGATGGGCGCCCGGGCTGCCCGCGCGGGCGTGGCGTTGCGCCGCGTCGATGATCTGGCGGGGCTCAAACGGCTCGTGAGCGCCGCGGCTTTCCAACACCGGACGGATGCCGGATATCTCACGGAGCTGGCTGCCTGGAGCGGCCGGTACGCCGCAACGGCGGGTGTCCCGGCCCGCAGCGTCCCGGCCGAGACCGCGGGGGCGGTGTCGGCGCGGGCCTTCGCGGGCGGGGTGCTGCCGCAGACACCCGACACCGCCGCCGATCAGGACAATGCGGTGGTGCTGGCGCTGGGGACGGCCGGCGACGACCGGCTGTCCTGGCTGCGCGCGGGGGAGGCGACGAGCGTCGTGTTGCTCACCGCGACCGCGCTGGGCCTGGCGAGTTGCCCGATCACCGAGCCTCTGGAGATCGCCGAGACGCGTGAGGCGGTGCGCCGCGACGTGTTCGGCACCGACGGATACCCGCAGATGCTGCTGCGGGTGGGTTGGGCGCCGGTCAACGCCGACCCGTTGCCTTCCACTCCTCGCCGCGACCTCTCCGAAGTCGTTGTGAAGCTGGATGATTCACCGGTGGAGTGA
- a CDS encoding GAF domain-containing sensor histidine kinase, protein MHDGAVGDAGDHRADDGARPVRATLSQLRLRELLTEVQDRVEQIIKGRDRLDGLVEAMLAVTSGLELDETLRTIVHTAIELVDAQYGALGVRGHDHELVEFIYEGIDEPMRERIGHLPEGRGVLGVLIDDPKPIRLEDISRHAASVGFPPNHPPMRTFLGVPVRIRDEVFGNLYLTDKIDGQPFSEDDEVLVQALAAAAGIAIDNARLYAQSQVRQSWIEATRDIGTELLSGIDPAGVFRRVADRAQKLSGAAATLVAIPDDPDLPVGEVAELTVAASAGETIAAAHDPIPVAGTAIGDAFVHRTPGMTDGADIGIGATVGPALLLPLRAPDAVPGVLIVLRPVGAQPFRSDELDMLAAFADQAAQAWQLASTQHRMRELGILTDRDRIARDLHDHVIQRLFAVGLSLQGSIARARSEEVQQRLSANVDDLQSVIQEIRTAIFDLHGGSSAVTRLRQRLDAAVAAFPESGVRTSMQCVGPLSVVDAMLADHAEAVVREAVSNAVRHAEASTVAVTVTVEDDLAITVTDDGRGIAAEVTGSGLTNLARRAQDVGGSFSVRRGAQGGTTLTWRAPLP, encoded by the coding sequence GTGCACGATGGAGCGGTGGGGGACGCAGGCGACCATCGGGCAGATGACGGCGCACGCCCGGTCCGTGCCACGTTGTCGCAGTTGAGGCTCCGTGAGCTGCTGACCGAGGTGCAGGATCGGGTGGAGCAGATCATCAAGGGCCGCGACCGGCTCGACGGACTGGTCGAGGCGATGCTCGCGGTGACCTCGGGGCTGGAGCTCGACGAGACGTTGCGGACCATCGTGCACACGGCGATCGAGCTGGTCGACGCGCAGTACGGCGCGCTCGGGGTGCGCGGTCACGACCACGAACTCGTCGAGTTCATCTACGAGGGGATCGACGAGCCGATGCGCGAGCGCATCGGGCACCTCCCGGAGGGGCGGGGCGTGCTCGGCGTGTTGATCGACGATCCGAAACCCATTCGGCTCGAAGACATCTCGCGGCACGCGGCCTCGGTGGGCTTTCCGCCGAACCATCCGCCGATGCGCACCTTCCTGGGGGTTCCGGTCCGCATCCGCGACGAGGTGTTCGGGAACCTGTACCTGACCGACAAGATCGACGGCCAGCCGTTCAGCGAAGACGACGAGGTGCTGGTTCAGGCGCTGGCGGCCGCGGCCGGCATCGCGATCGACAACGCCAGGCTCTACGCCCAGTCGCAGGTCCGCCAGTCGTGGATCGAAGCGACCCGCGACATCGGCACCGAGTTGCTGTCGGGCATCGACCCGGCCGGGGTGTTCCGGCGGGTCGCGGACCGGGCGCAGAAGCTCAGCGGTGCGGCGGCGACCCTGGTCGCCATCCCCGATGATCCGGACCTGCCCGTCGGGGAGGTCGCCGAGCTGACGGTGGCGGCCTCGGCGGGGGAGACGATCGCCGCGGCCCACGACCCGATCCCGGTCGCCGGCACCGCGATCGGAGACGCCTTCGTGCACCGGACACCGGGCATGACGGACGGCGCAGACATCGGCATCGGTGCGACCGTCGGTCCGGCGCTGCTTCTTCCGTTGCGCGCACCGGACGCGGTCCCGGGGGTGCTGATCGTACTCAGACCCGTTGGCGCGCAACCCTTTCGCAGCGATGAACTGGACATGCTGGCGGCGTTCGCCGATCAGGCCGCCCAAGCGTGGCAGTTGGCGAGCACCCAGCACCGGATGCGCGAGCTCGGCATCCTGACCGACAGGGACCGGATCGCCCGCGACCTGCACGACCACGTGATCCAGCGACTGTTCGCCGTCGGCCTCTCGCTGCAGGGATCGATCGCGCGCGCCCGGTCCGAGGAGGTGCAGCAGCGCCTCTCGGCCAACGTCGACGATCTGCAAAGCGTGATCCAGGAGATCAGGACCGCGATCTTCGACCTGCACGGCGGGTCGTCGGCGGTCACCAGGCTGCGGCAGCGTCTCGATGCGGCCGTCGCCGCGTTCCCGGAATCCGGCGTGCGGACCTCGATGCAGTGCGTGGGTCCGCTGTCAGTCGTGGACGCAATGTTGGCCGACCACGCCGAGGCCGTGGTGCGCGAAGCCGTCAGCAACGCCGTTCGCCACGCAGAGGCCTCGACGGTGGCGGTCACCGTCACCGTCGAGGACGACCTGGCGATCACCGTCACCGACGACGGCCGGGGGATCGCCGCCGAGGTCACCGGCAGCGGGCTGACCAACCTGGCGCGCCGCGCGCAGGACGTCGGCGGCTCGTTCTCCGTCCGACGCGGTGCGCAGGGCGGCACGACGCTCACCTGGCGCGCCCCACTGCCGTGA
- a CDS encoding TIGR02611 family protein, producing MTDTDKPGFTRRWARRRDRLRERPVVDLTYRISVGVVGLVVLGLGILAIPYPGPGWAIVFLGLAILATEFDWAKRLLGYARRRYDAVMDWFKQQGLWVQALGALFTCAVVVGTLWLFGALAFVGRWFGLEYGWLDSPIGIGS from the coding sequence ATGACCGACACCGACAAGCCGGGATTCACCCGGCGGTGGGCGCGCCGCCGCGACCGGCTGCGCGAGCGACCCGTCGTCGACCTCACCTACCGCATCTCCGTGGGCGTCGTCGGGCTCGTCGTGCTGGGCCTCGGCATCCTGGCGATCCCGTATCCCGGCCCCGGCTGGGCCATCGTGTTCCTCGGGCTGGCGATCCTGGCCACCGAGTTCGACTGGGCCAAGAGGCTACTGGGCTACGCGCGCCGGCGCTACGACGCGGTGATGGACTGGTTCAAACAGCAGGGCCTGTGGGTGCAGGCGCTCGGCGCGCTGTTCACCTGCGCCGTGGTGGTGGGCACGCTGTGGCTGTTCGGGGCACTCGCTTTCGTCGGCAGGTGGTTCGGCCTGGAGTACGGCTGGCTCGATAGCCCCATTGGTATCGGATCGTGA
- a CDS encoding HIT family protein produces MDPEDTIVDRGVGDPDRLQRLWTPHRMTYIADAVKGGSAASSEPFSDIPNMSDEDGLVVARGDLVYAVLNLYPYNPGHLMVVPYRRVAELENLTEDESAELMAFTQKAIRVMKTVSRPHGFNVGLNLGTSAGGSLSEHLHMHVVPRWGGDANFITVIGDSKVIPQLLRDTRLLLATEWENQK; encoded by the coding sequence GTGGACCCGGAGGACACGATCGTAGATCGCGGCGTCGGCGACCCGGACCGTCTGCAGCGGCTCTGGACGCCGCACCGGATGACGTACATCGCCGACGCGGTGAAGGGCGGTTCGGCGGCATCGTCGGAGCCGTTCAGCGACATCCCGAACATGTCGGACGAGGACGGGCTGGTGGTGGCCCGCGGCGATCTGGTGTACGCGGTGCTCAACCTGTACCCGTACAACCCCGGTCACCTGATGGTCGTGCCCTACCGCCGCGTCGCCGAGCTGGAGAACCTCACCGAGGACGAGAGCGCCGAGCTGATGGCGTTCACGCAGAAGGCCATCCGGGTGATGAAGACGGTGTCGCGGCCGCACGGCTTCAACGTCGGACTCAACCTGGGCACCTCGGCGGGCGGCTCGCTGTCGGAGCACCTGCACATGCACGTCGTTCCCCGCTGGGGTGGGGACGCCAACTTCATCACCGTCATCGGCGACTCCAAGGTCATTCCGCAGCTGCTGCGCGACACCCGGCTGCTCCTGGCCACCGAGTGGGAAAACCAGAAGTGA
- a CDS encoding PaaI family thioesterase: MSTNDAAEAHTGTGFDAHVGTGFDAHVGGGFNPPRPTDRGGPDYGRFVEAVRTLQDHTRAADAPDDVITAAADLIEKASALLAPYDADEWSSPSGRRMDLPNRGNILSPPIDLRVTDGRVVGTACFRRYHLGRNGAAHGGAVAHLFDSLLGFTAFKLSGSKAQRTAFLHVDYRRIALIGAQLQVEAAIDDIVDRKIYVSGRLLDGEHVLADAHSLFVKLKPGQP, from the coding sequence GTGAGCACCAACGATGCGGCCGAAGCGCACACCGGTACCGGATTCGACGCCCACGTCGGCACCGGATTCGACGCCCACGTCGGCGGGGGCTTCAATCCGCCCCGGCCCACCGACCGCGGCGGGCCGGACTACGGCCGCTTCGTCGAGGCGGTCCGCACTCTGCAGGACCACACCCGCGCCGCCGACGCCCCGGACGACGTGATCACCGCGGCCGCCGATCTGATCGAGAAGGCCTCGGCGCTGCTGGCCCCCTACGACGCCGACGAATGGTCCTCGCCGTCGGGCCGACGCATGGACCTGCCCAACCGCGGCAACATCCTGAGCCCGCCGATCGATCTGCGGGTGACCGACGGCCGCGTCGTCGGCACCGCGTGCTTCCGCCGCTACCACCTCGGACGCAACGGCGCTGCGCACGGCGGTGCCGTGGCCCACCTGTTCGACTCGCTGCTGGGCTTCACCGCGTTCAAGCTCAGCGGGAGCAAGGCTCAGCGCACCGCGTTCCTCCACGTGGACTACCGCAGGATCGCGCTGATCGGCGCCCAACTGCAGGTCGAAGCCGCCATCGACGATATCGTCGACCGCAAGATCTACGTCTCGGGACGGCTGCTCGACGGCGAGCACGTCCTGGCCGACGCACATTCGCTGTTCGTGAAGCTGAAACCGGGTCAACCATGA
- a CDS encoding GAF and ANTAR domain-containing protein: protein MNDSADVEAAHLRVAELVQGLHNRPDADSDTVVAELAEHAAAEIPGAQYAGITLTRNAKHVETPAATHHWPLLLDKIQQRYLEGPCLTAAWEEQTVHVRDLQTEERFPNYRRDALAETPIRSIMAFQLFIADESLGALNVYSEKPDVFGSEARTLGLIFAAHSSVAWNSARREAQFKRALESRDVIGQAKGMIMERYRVDAVRAFELLRKLSQDSNVPLSKVAADLVAQAQTSNGQTG from the coding sequence GTGAACGATTCAGCCGACGTGGAAGCCGCACACCTTCGTGTGGCGGAGTTGGTGCAGGGTCTGCACAACAGGCCCGATGCGGATTCGGACACGGTGGTGGCCGAGCTCGCCGAGCATGCCGCCGCCGAGATCCCGGGCGCGCAGTACGCCGGAATCACGTTGACGCGCAACGCCAAACACGTCGAGACCCCGGCCGCGACCCATCACTGGCCGCTGCTGCTGGACAAGATCCAGCAGCGCTACCTCGAAGGGCCGTGCCTGACCGCGGCGTGGGAAGAGCAGACTGTCCACGTCCGGGACCTACAGACCGAGGAGCGGTTTCCCAACTATCGGCGGGACGCGCTGGCCGAGACGCCGATCCGGTCGATCATGGCCTTCCAGCTGTTCATCGCCGACGAGTCTCTCGGCGCGCTGAACGTGTACTCCGAGAAACCCGATGTGTTCGGCAGCGAGGCGCGGACACTCGGCCTGATCTTCGCCGCGCACTCGTCGGTGGCGTGGAACTCGGCGCGCCGTGAGGCGCAGTTCAAGCGTGCCCTTGAGAGCCGCGACGTCATCGGTCAGGCCAAGGGCATGATCATGGAGCGGTACCGCGTCGACGCTGTCCGGGCATTCGAACTGTTGCGCAAACTGTCCCAGGATTCGAACGTCCCGCTGAGCAAGGTGGCCGCGGACCTGGTCGCCCAGGCGCAGACCTCGAACGGTCAGACCGGCTAG